GATTGGATGAGTTAGATGAGGATGAACCTGTTTTAATATTGCATACCGATCGCGTTGAGTTAAAACATCGAATCAAACTGCCAATCGTTATTTAGGTATTGCGTAAACGAGGGATGAAATTTCGGCATCACCCATATCAAAATATATGCTTGGTTTGGCCAATCGTTGAATAGTTGCATCATCCCGCCAAAACGCAACACCGTTATTTGAGCATTTCGGCAAGAAATCTGAGCAAGGATCGGCTAACAGTTTATTTATCAACTTATCAACTACTCCTCAACTTGAGCATGAGTGCCAAAACCCTGAATCCAAGAGATCCTGTCCCTCAAATCAGCGCTAAAGACCTAGTGAGCCGCGATTGGTTGTGGCGCGGTTGGCAAACCCGTTATACATTTAAGCGCCCAGCAATAAATGCAATAAATACTGAAGTAAATAACGATCGCCCCGATCGCCCTGATCGCCCCCTGCCAATTTTGCTGATTCATGGCTTTGGTGCAGCGATCGGTCAATGGCGCTATAACATCCCGGTCTTGTCGCAAAAACATGCTGTCTATGCCCTGGATCTGGTGGGTTTTGGCGGTTCGGAGAAGCCACCCACCCGCTATGTCACAAACCTGTGGGTAGAGCAGGTCTATGATTTTTGGCGCACATTTATTAACCAGCCGATGATCCTGGTAGGCAATTCGATCGGTTCTCTGGTGGCACTGATCGCCGCTAGCCAGCATCCAGAGATGGCCGCAGGGTTGGTGACCATTAGTCTACCCGACGTGGCGGTGCGCACCGAGATGATTCCCAAACCAGTCCGGCCGATCGTGCAAGCGATGGAAAAGCTATTTTCTGCGCCAGTTTTACTCAAGCCAATTTTTTATTTTGTGCGCCAACCCAAAGTAATTAAGCCCTGGGCGGGTGTTGCCTATGGCGATCCAAATGTGGTGGATGATGAACTGGTTGATATTATTGCGACTCCAGCCCAGGAACGCAAAGCGGCTGAGGCATTCTGTCGCATTGCTCGTGGTGTAATGGAGTCAGACTATGCACCTAATGTAGCCAGGGCGATCGCTGGGTTGCAAATTCCATTTTTGATCCTGTGGGGTACAAAAGATCGGATGATTCCCCCTCAGGAAGGCCGCAGGCTCGTAAAATTTTCAACCCATGCCCAGTTGATCGAGCTGGAGGGTTTGGGGCATTGCGCCCATGATGAAGATCCGAAAACAGTCAATCAAGAAATTTTGAACTGGATTAAGAATCAATATCATAACCAGGCATAATATTGGTAAGAGCGGCATTGAGACCTCGCCAACACCAGATTAGCCAAAATTAGTTCCAGGCAGCCTGAGCTGAGCAGAGTAAATAATTTCAACAAAATTTAAGCTTCGATTAAACTGCCAGCTAAATTCCCAAACAGGCTAAGATGATTGCTAAGATTAGGTTTAGATGGTCGCTTGTTAATAGTTCTGTTAAGATAAAATTTAAGAAGTATTACAATAAATACATCAATAATCATTCTTCCCGTTAAACGATATTTGGTTTTAGGTTCTTTATATTCATGAGTAAAGTCTACGAGTGGTTCGACGAGCGCTTAGAAGTCAGCGCCATTGCCGAAGACGTAACCAGTAAGTATGTCCCACCCCATGTCAATATTTTCTATTGCTTGGGTGGCGTTACCCTAGTTTGCTTCATTATTCAGTTTGCAACTGGCTTTGCTATGACCTTTTACTACAAGCCTACTGTGGCAGAGGCATTTAATTCGGTGAGCTATATCATGACCGAGGTCAGCTTTGGCTGGTTGATTCGATCGATCCATCGCTGGTCTGCCAGCATGATGGTGCTGATGATGATTTTGCACGTGTTCCGGGTCTATTTGACCGGTGGGTTCAAGAAGCCCCGCGAGCTGACTTGGGTAACTGGTGTGGTATTGGCGGTAATTACTGTTTCCTTTGGGGTAACTGGTTATTCCTTGCCTTGGGATCAGGTTGGTTACTGGGCGGTTAAGATTGTGTCTGGCGTTCCCGCCGCGATCCCTGTGGTTGGTACAACGGTTGTTGAATTGATGCGTGGTGGCGAGGCAGTTGGCCAAGCAACCCTAACCCGTTTCTATAGCCTGCATACTTTTGTATTGCCCTGGTTTATTGCTGTCTTCATGTTGGCTCACTTCCTGATGATTCGGAAACAAGGTATTTCTGGCCCACTCTAAACCGTGGTTCTAGATTTGCGCTGAACTTATTGCCTGAAATGATTGATCTTAATTTTTTGTCTGGATTGCCTTTCCTAAAGTATTAGTTTTGGTTTTTGGTGCGTCTGATCACCGATCGAACCTGAGCTAAAAATCTATAATTGATCAAGAGCAGTAATTAATTTACTTGTGATTCAAGATTAGTTACTGATAGACAATAAATCCCAACCAGCAATATATTCTCTATTTATAAAGTTTGAAAGGAGAGTTGTTTTTAATATGTCCAAGATTGAAAAGCTGCCGGATCTTAGCGATCCTAAGCTAATTGCAAAATTAGAAAAGGGCATGGGGCATAACTATTATGGTGAGCCCGCCTGGCCCAATGATTTGCTCTATATATTCCCAGTCGTAATTATGGGCACGATCGCCCTATGTACTGGTCTTGCGGTGCTTGACCCTGCCATGATCGGTGAGCCTGCAAATCCCTTTGCTACGCCATTGGAAATTCTACCTGAGTGGTATCTCTATCCGGTGTTCCAGATTTTGCGGGTTGTACCTAATAAGTTGTTGGGCATCTTTATGATGACCGCTGTGCCCCTGGGCTTGATTCTGGTACCGTTTATCGAGAATGTTAACAAGTTCCAGAACCCATTCCGTCGTCCTCTGGCTACGGCTGTGTTTTTGTTTGGTACTGCGTTCACGATCTACTTGGGGATTGGCGCTACCATGCCGATCGATGAGTCTTTGACTTTGGGCTTGTTCTAAGCTTTTTGTTGATTATCTAGATTTTCAAATATTTAGATTTAATTGAATAATTAAAGTCTTGCCCTGGTTCTAGCTTTCGGGTTAGCTGGGCAAGGTTTTTTTATTTTGCTTTTTACGGGTTTTGGCTTGATTAATCCCACATTCCGCGGTTAAGAAATAAAATAAGGTAATTTTGAAAAAGCCGAATCGAGCCAGTGGAAATTGCAGTAGAAAACATAGACCATCTGGGCATTGTGGCCGGACTCATCGATGAGATGGGTTTGGTCGATTGTATTAACAACAACAGTGTAGGCAAGCATCCAAAGGAGATCGTAAGCCCAGGTCAGGTAGTCAAAGTAATGATTCTGAATGGTCTGGGATTTGTGAGTGCGCCATTGTATTTGTTTGAGCAATTTTTTGTAGGCAAAGCCACGGAGCATTTGCTCGGGAAAGGGATTAAGCCAGAGCATTTAAACGATGACCGCTTGGGCAGGGTTTTGGACTTGCACTTGATATTGTTTTATATATTGACCTGACACTGCTGACGTTCCACTTTCCTGTTTGAACGTCTTTAGTGTCTTTCTTTTTTCCCGTTTTGATCTCTTTTTTTCTAGTTGTCGCTAGCCTCCCATGGCGATCTCATAATTCTGCTGGCGATCTGCTTTTTATGCCAAGTAATCGTCATCCAGCCGCCAAGGTAATTGTCGTTTAATACGTCCATTTGCTCCAAATCGCTGGCGTTAAGCAGATTGCCAATCTTACTGAACAGCGTTCACTAATCCTGAATTTCCTGGGCGCTCCCTGTCAGAAATATTATCTACTTTGCTGACTAAACCGCGGAATGTCGGATCAGAACAAATCAAGCAAGGCTTTTTTGCTGCTTACGCTTCTTGATTAAGGTATAACCGCCAAACATACTACCAAGTGCAACTAAACCCAGAGTCGATTCAAATTCAAAAGGAATAGGTACAGCAGACACAGTTGGGCTTAGGGCGGTATTTATAGGTCGAGAAAACCCACCGGCTGAATAAGCTTCTTCGCTCGCTGCCGTTATATCAATTGTGCCACCCGCATTTGTTAACCCTGTTAAAAACTGAAGATTAAGAGTATAAGTGCGACCAGAACCACTAGTATCTGCAACGGTTTCTGAGATGTAGCTACTGGCGGTAGGGCTACCGGATGTGCTTGTGTAATTTATTGAAGTACCTGGATAAAAATTACTGTCCTGAAAGGGAAAAGTTGTGCCAGCACTGGAGACAATATTGATACTTGAATAGGTATTAGTATCAGAGTCGTAGTCAAAGGAACCAGCTATAGTTGTGCCGTCAGTATATTGCACATTATTTAATGTCCAGACGATCGCTTCTGCTGAGGCTACATTGAATCCAAGACTGCCAATAACTGCAGCAGCAGTAACAGCTGCTACATTTTTAACTATCTTTCGCATGCCTGATATCCTGATTTTTTGCAACAACTTCATATTTATGCAAACATTAGCATAATCCGTGGATTGTCTGCAATCGATAATTATTGATGATTATTCAGTTTTTTATGCCAAGTGAATTGCGATCGTAAATCCTTTTACCCATAGTTGTAGCTTCTAGAGCTAGAAGCTGTTGATAGTTTTCCTGCGACCATGCCGATCGACTGGACAATCGCCGGATTATTCTTGCTTAGGTTTGTGCCCGACGTGGTGCCGCGTATCCTGGGGCGATCGCTCTATTGGGTTGGGGTGCCGTTGCAAATTTTGGCGTTCACGCTGCGCACTGAGCTAGATCGATCGTTGTGGTTGGTTCCGGCGGTTGTGATCGCGGCTTTGATTGCCAGTATTGGCATTGCCTGGGGTTTTAGTTGGCGATTGCCCGTTGAAGATAAGGGCAGCTATGGCTTTGGCGTAGCGATCGATTATCAAAACACCAACCATCTGGGCGTTTGCACTGGGAATGTATTTGCAGCCAAGTCAAATTCAGCCAACCTCAAACATTGAGATTGTGCCATTGTACGCATAATTAAATATTTCAGGCAAGCGTCGCTATATTAGGCAATATTGGGCATCAGCTTGCATAAACCATAGACTCAGCTAATTTATCAGCGATCGCCTGTCCCTGCACCAGTTCCACCAGCTTGAGTGCAAACGCCATTACTGTCCCAGGGCCGCGACTGGTGACAATCTTGCCATCTACCACCACTGCCTCATGCACATATTCACCCACCTGCATGTCAGCTTCAGTGCCGGGGAAGGAGGTTGCCCGCTTGTCGGCCAAAACACCTGCGGCGGATAATACGGTTGGTGCTGCACATACAGCAGCGGTTAGCTTCCCGGCCGCCACATGATCTTTCACGATCTCAATGATGCGTGGGTCTTCCCGTAGTGTCTTGGTGCCAGGGCCTCCAGGCAAAACCAGCAGGTCATAATCATGGGCTTTGATGTGCTGCAAAATCTGATCGGCCATGATTGTAATTTGGTGTGAACCAGTCACAATGATCGAGTCCAGACCAGTGGTCATCACCTCGATCTCACCACGCCTAAGCACATCCACAATTGTGATCGCTTCTATTTCTTCAACCCCTTCAGCCAGGGGTACTAGAGCTTTAGGCATTATTAATTTGATTTAGCTATTTTAATTAACTTTTTGGAAAAGAGATTTTAAAGAATTTGATTTGCAAACAATAAAAATATTGCCCGAACAAAAGTCCCATAGAGCTTTAAAAGGCATTCTGGACCTAATAAGCATCCTGAAGTTCATAGAAATCAGGCGTGACATAATCCTTGCGCATTGGCCAACCCACCCAATCTTCCGGCATCAAAATTCGCTTCAAATTAGGATGGCCTTCATAGACAATGCCATACATATCATAGGTTTCGCGCTCTTGCCAATCGGCACTTTTCCAAATCCAATAGACCGATGGACAAGTGGGATCTTCGCGGGGCAAGAACACCTTAACTCTCACTTCCTCTGGTCGATCGGCATTGTCATCAATTTTAGCCAGGTGATAACAGCTAACCAGGGCACTACCAGGGCCATCATCATAGCCGCACTGACACATCATGTAGGTGAAGCCATAGGCATATAAAGCAGTGGCGATCGGAATTAAATAATCACGCTCCACCTTGATCATTGGTACACCCTGATGATCGGGTCCCAACGATTCATGGGCGAAGTTATTCTGATTCAGCCATTCCGAGACCTTACTGGTAGTGGCGATCGCGCCTTCTTGCTGCTCTTCTTTGTTCTCTTCTGCCATCTTGCTTGATTATTAAGTTTGGTTTTGCAATTATCTACATATAAATATCCACCATCTGGTGGGGAAGCGGAAGGTTGATGCAAGCCAATCTGCTTAAAAACAGCCTGGTTGTTTTTGACTAGCAAAACAATATGGCATTTCTAGCGATCGAAGACTACGATAGATAGCCTGATCATTAAGTGGCGTAGCCAGGTTTAAAATTACTACCTGAGCCATTAGCTCACTAATAATTAAATTATTACTAATCAATTACTAATCAATTACTAATCAATTACTAATCAATTATTGTTCAGACTCTAAAGGTACTGTTTCCTTCTCGGCAATTTTAAGCGTTGGCAGCGGAATACCAGATTCAGCCAGGGCTTTAGGTGGTGAAATACGGGTTGGCGCTTCCAAATACTGGCCAGTCAGGATCGGTGCTACTACCTTCATCTCATGATTAACGGTGTAATAGCGGTGATTGCGCTGGAAATTCGACCGTTGCTCAAATCCTTCGGCGCTAATTTTCTTGCGTAGCTTGATGATCGCATCCATGATCGCTTCAGGACGAGGTGGGCAACCAGGAATATAGGCATCTACCGGAATCAGCTTATCTACGCCGCGCACGGTGGTATAGGAATCGGTACTGAACATGCCGCCGGTAATGGTGCAAGCACCCATAGCGATCACATATTTGGGCTCAGCCATTTGCTCATAGAGCCTGACCAATGCCGGAGCCATTTTCATCGTTACCGTACCAGCGGTAATAATCAAATCTGCTTGGCGGGGGCTGGAACGGGGGATCAGGCCAAAGCGATCGAAGTCGAAGCGCGAGCCAATCATTGCCGCCACTTCAATAAAACAGCAGCTTGTGCCATAGAGCAGCGGCCATAAACTAGACATCCGCGACCAGTTGTAGATGTCATTGAGGGAGGTAAGGATCACATTATTAGATAGATCCTGAGAAACCCTGGTTTGGTCGATCGGGTTGATCAAACGTTGGGTTTGCTCTTCAATGCTTAAATCTAAGCCAACATTTTCAGGTTTCATGACCACTCTAAGGCTCCTTTTCTCCAAGCGTATACAAGTCCTAGTACCAGGATAGCAATGAATATCAATGCCTCAATAAAGGCTAATAGCCCCAATTTATTGAAGGCAACTGCCCAGGGGTACAAAAACACCGTTTCTACGTCAAATATCACGAATGCGAGGGCAAACATATAATAGCGAATATTGAACTGAATCCAAGCACCACCGATCGGCTCATTACCTGATTCATAGGTGGTACGGGTTGCGGCACTGGTGGTAGTTGGACTGAGGAATCGGGCTAAGACAATCCCAATTACAGGTACAAGGGCACAAATGACTAAATAAACCAACAGATATTCATATCCATTCAGAACCAATGCGCTTTCCTCCTTGATCTTGTAGGTGTCCCTATATCTTAAGTATCCATATCTTAAGTATAAGAGATTGTAACTAATCGCAACCAGTTGCAATCAAGATGAAACTTGGATAAGTGACGAAATATTGCAAACTTAAAACTTTGATGTAGTGACAATAGTATACTTGCTCTGCGGAGCTCAAACATAGCCCTGTCCATTTAATAAATTTTAAGTTAACCATTTGAAATTGCTATACAGCTATAAATAAAATTTAGGAGGAAAAGTGACTCAAGGCCTAGCCACTAAGCTGCGTGAAGGTACCGCAAAAGCCCACACAGCCGCAGAAAATGCTGATTTTATTAAGTGCTTCTTAAAGGGCGTAGTAGATAAAGAGTCGTACCGTAAACTAGTTGCTAACTTCTACTTTGTATATAAAGCGCTAGAAGAAGAATTTGAAAAGCATAAAAACCATCCTGTGCTCAGTAAGCTCTTTTACTCGCAATTGTGGCGGGAAAAAAGTCTAGAGCGCGATCTGACCTATTACTATGGTGCCAATTGGCGGGAAGTAGTTCAGCCCTCTGAAGCTTGCCAGAAGTATGTAGCCCGAATTCACGAAATTTCTGCCCAAGAGCCAGAATTGTTGGTCAGCCATGCCTATACCCGCTATATGGGCGATCTTTCTGGTGGTCAAATTCTCCAGAAAATTGCTAAACAGGCGATGGGCTTGAATGATAGCGATGGTACGGCTTTCTATGAATTTGAAGCGATCACTAATCATGGTCAATTCAAAAAGGACTATCGCAATGCGCTCGATACCCTGGAAGTGTCGCCAGAGATGCAAGAAAAGATTGTGGCAGAAGCTAATCATGCTTTCCACTTGAATATGGAGATGTTCCAGGAACTGAAGGGTAATTGGGGACTGACCCTAATTAAGCTGAGTTGGAATTCACTCAAGGGTCTGGTGACTTCGCGCAAGAATGGCCGCACCCCTGCCCGTGCGTCTCAATCTACTGCTGGTTAAAGCTTTGTTTTATGGTTTATTAAGAGTTGATTGAGATTAACAGTGATCTTAATGCCTAGCTAAACAATTACATATCCATTACATCTCCAAAGCAGCGATCGCGCTTCAGGTCTAGTCATCTTAGTTAACTAATTAAGAGGCGGCTTGGAGCGTGATTTATTGGAGGTTTAATTTTTTTGAGAAGTCCCTAAATAGTTAAGAGCCAGGGTCTTAATCTTAACCCCAGCTCCTATTAATGAGTAAGCAAATCTAAATCACCACAAGCATATTCAATTTTTATGGTGGCGAGTTAGATAACCGCCCTAAAACTTAGCAATGTTCGGCTCTTGGTGCGTCAAAACAGTGCAATCGGAGGTGGGGCTACCAATGCAAAGCAATCTGAACCCGGCTTCCCGCTGGCTGCTATTAAAAAACATTTCGGGGTTGCCGCCCTGCTCCTTGAGATCGCCTTCAATTACTCTGCCAGTGCAGGTAGAACATGTGCCCGCGCGGCAGCTAAAGGGTAGTTTGATTTCCTCGTCTTCTGCTACGTCTAAAATAAATTCGTCTTCGTCAACCTCAAGGGTGACATCGAGATCATCTGCTTCGTTGATTAATCTAACTTGATAAACTGCCATATGCACTTTAGTTCTAAATACTGCTGATTTTGATATTTTGAAGCAAATTAGCGGAATCAAGTATTTAGTTATACTTTCTTAAGCTCCTAGGCGATCGCCGTTGGTTACCCAAGATATACAATTGCGATCCAATGCCCCTATCTATCGAATGTTGGCGGATTGGCGGCTCACTAATTTGATGATTTGGGTCGATCGCGCCGAAATGCCAAAATCATCAGCACCACGATCGCCACCTGCAACGCCAAGCTACCGAGATCTTCAGTAAGATTGCCCTTACCTGCCAAAATCCGCATCAAAAAAGTAAAGGCACCAATTAGCCCCGATGCAGCCAGCGATAGATACACAAATTTTCTAAGATTGCGATAGGGCGCTTTGGATTCAGCCTTGAGGCGGGCATATTTCTCTGGGTTTTCCTGGCGGAATTTCTCGGCTGCGGTTGGTTGGCGATCGGGGTTTAGTTCGTTATCTGGTTGGCTGGGCATATTTTTTTAGCGATCGGATGGCATTAGAAAGTTACATAGCTTAGTTTATTGATAGTTTATCGGGGTTAGCGATTGAGTGGATCACCATAGGGCTATAGATTTATGCCGCTTTTACTTTTCGTGAATTGATCTATTCAGCTTTGGAGATGAATTTGATTTAGGGCGATCGCTATTCTCTGGTCTAGTTAGTCTAATATGCCCAAATTTCAAACTTAGCCGTTGACGATATATTTGCTTCTAAAGCCCCATCGTGCTGAATGCAGAAATCCTCAAATATCGATTATAAACTCAGCAACTTGCTCAGCGATCGCCCCATTTAACCATCGAGCCTGATCATAATCTGATCATAAATTGGTGCAATCTGGTCATAGTAGTTAAACTTAGACATTTACATAAATTGGCCATAGACTCAGTTAAAATTGCCAGACTGGTCAACTGACCACATAAAACCTTGACTTACAACCTAGGTCACTTCAATAATTTGACATAATCTAAATCGATCGCCCCATAACAAAAACGCGATCGCATCATAATCACTCCGCTACAGGGTAGAGTGAATATCGATAACAGGTTATTGTGCTCAATCAAGCATAGTTCAGCAGATCAATTAGTACATTAAATTAACTAACTTATTAAGTTTAAGGCTCAGCAATAATGCAATTTAAACGCTCCAGTGGAATTTTGCTGCATCCAACCAGCTTGCCTGGTGGACATGGGATCGGCGATCTTGGTAAGGCAGCATATGAATTTGTGGACTTTCTAGAAAAAAGTGGCCAGAAACTATGGCAGGTCTTACCACTGGGGCCCACGGGCTTTGGTAATTCACCCTACATGAGCTTTAGTGCGATCGCTGGTAATTCCTTTTTAATCAGCCTCGATCTGCTGGCCGAAAAGGGTTTACTAGAGCAGGCAGATTTTGGCGAAATACCCGACTTTCCCACCACCACAATTGACTTTGAACTGACTAAATCCTATAAGGGCAAGCTGCTCAAAATTGCCTATGAGCGATTTATGAAAGAGCCACCCAGTGAATTTAAAACTTTTTGCGATCAGCAAGCAGACTGGCTTGATAACTATGCTATGTTCATGGCCATTTTGGAGGCCAATAAGGGAGCTAGCTGGCACAAGTGGGAAAAGTCGATCGCCAAGCGCGATCCAGTGGCGATGCAAACCCAGACCAAGCTCCATAAATACAAAATCAATTTGCATAAATTCCTGCAATACGAGTTCTATTGCCAATGGCATCAACTACGCGAATATGCCAACGATAAAGGGATTCAGATTATTGGTGATATTCCTGTCTATGTGGCTCACAACAGTGCTGATGTGTGGGCTAACCCGCAAATTTTTGAGCTAAATCCAGAAACCTTTGAACCAGCCTTGATGGCAGGTGTACCGCCCGATTATTTTAGTGAGACGGGGCAACTATGGGGCAATCCGGTTTATGACTGGAAGTATCTCCAGAAGACAGATTTTGCCTGGTGGGTAAAGCGATTTAAATTTCTACTTCAGTTTGTGGACTACATCCGCATCGATCATTTTCGCGGCTTCGAGGCTTACTGGCAGGTGGAAGAGGGCGAAACCGTTGCCACTAATGGTAAGTGGGTTAAAGCACCTGGGGCTGAGCTATTCACCACGATCCGCAAGAAACTGGGCAAGTTGCCGATCATTGCCGAGAACCTGGGTGTGATTACCGATGAGGTGGAAGCGCTGCGACATCAATTTGGGTTCCCAGGGATGCAAGTATTGATGTTTGCCTGGGATGGTAATTTTGTGGATAATCCCCATTTACCCCACACCTTTGAGAAAATAAGTCTGGTCTATACCGGCACCCACGACAATGACACTACCGGTGGCTGGTGGGAGCGGGTTGAGGATTACCAGAAGCACAATCTCTATAAATATTTAGGCCACCAATTGATTGAGGACATTCACTGGACGTTTATCCGGATTGCCCTGGCTTCGATCGCTGATTTGGCCATTATGCCGCTTCAAGATGTATTCGGGCTAAATAATGTTGCCAGGATGAACAAACCGGGAACCCCTGATAACAACTGGGCTTGGCGTTATGAACCAGATGCGATCCACAATGAAGATACAATCCGCCGCCTATATGAAATGGTGGAGATTTATGGCAGATTGGTTTACCCAGAGTCAAAGGATAAAGACCAGGAGAATGCGAATGATTAAATTTGCTTAAATTGAGCCATATTCTAATTATTAGCTATTGGCGTTGTAGCATTTTGAAGACTCTTCACTCTGGCTAAAAATTGAGCAGACAAATCGAGCAAACGTGGGATATTGGCGTGGCATTTGATAGCATCTCGAAGGTAATCACAGGCATTAAAACCTCGCAGAAGGGTTGGCAAAAGCACTATCAGTTCCAAAAGATTGCTGCCCAATGGCCAGAGCTGGTGGGCGAGATGGTGGCGCAACAAACGCGGCCAACCGGAGTGCACGATCGCATCCTTAAGGTGGCAGTCTCTACGCCCCAATGGTCCCAGGCGTTGGCCTTTCAACGGATTAAGCTCCTGGAGAAACTGCAAGATTTTTTGCGAAAACCAGAGGCGATCGTGGATATTCATTTTTCCACTGCCCAATGGTACTCGTCGCCGCGATTGCCACCAGGCATGGATAAGCCATTGATCCTGTCTCGATCGGCCAGGGAGAAAAAAGATGGCAGCAAGGATCTTAAATCCAAACAAATTGCCAACCAGCCAACCGCAAGTATTCAATTGCAAATGCCGCCCCAGGATGCCAAGGAAGCCTTTGAACGGTGGGCAAAGCTAATTAAGCAACACACTGCCAAATCCCCCAAGTGCGATCGTTGTGGTTGTGCCACCAGTGCAGCCGAGTTAAACCGCTGGCGCATGTGTCATATTTGTGCGTCCCAGCATTTGTTTAAGTAGGTCGATTTCATGACTTTCATGACTAAGGTTCAGTTCGATCAAAACGATCGCTAACGCATAATAGGGTTTTCACAGGATTCCTGGTGACAACAAATTAGGGTTGCAAGAAGCTGTCAGCTATATTGTTGAAAATTAATCCAGCTTCAACAGACCTGAACAAAAAATATTAAGTGATCAAAATCTAAGCAATTAAATCAACGGACAAAATAATTTGGAGCTAAAAACACAAACAATAGATCTAGCATCCCATCGCGCTCAATTTCCTGCCCTAGCCGATCGCTACTATTTTAACTATGGCGGTCAGGGGCCTTTGGCGAATTCAACCCTGAACAAAATCAGCGAGAATTTTGGCAAAATTGAATCCCTGGGTGTTTTCTCACGGGCAGCTAATGCCTGGGATGTGGCGGAGAGTAATTTAACCAGAGCCACGATCGCCGATCAACTCAAAGCCCAGGCCAGCAATATTACTCTGACCGAGAGCACAACAGCTGGATGTAATATTGCGCTCTGGAGTGTAGATTGGCAACCGGGCGATCATTTGCTCATCTCCGATTGTGAGCATCCCGGTATCATTGGCATTGCCGACCAGCTCAAGCAAAGATTTGGGATCGAGGTTAGCTTTTTCTCGCTGCAAGCATATTTAGACCAGGGCACAGATGCGATCCTGGCCACGATCGAGCAAAATTTGCGATCGCACACCCGCATGATCGCCATCAGTCATATTTGCTGGAACACTGGCCATGTAATGCCGCTCAAGCAAATTAGTCAGCTCTGCCATGCACATGATGTGCTGGTGATGGTGGATGCGGCTCAATCGGTGGGAGTTTTGCCGCTGGATTTGCCCGACTGCGAAGCAGATTTTTA
The sequence above is a segment of the Pseudanabaena sp. PCC 7367 genome. Coding sequences within it:
- a CDS encoding DUF3493 domain-containing protein; this encodes MPSQPDNELNPDRQPTAAEKFRQENPEKYARLKAESKAPYRNLRKFVYLSLAASGLIGAFTFLMRILAGKGNLTEDLGSLALQVAIVVLMILAFRRDRPKSSN
- the malQ gene encoding 4-alpha-glucanotransferase — encoded protein: MQFKRSSGILLHPTSLPGGHGIGDLGKAAYEFVDFLEKSGQKLWQVLPLGPTGFGNSPYMSFSAIAGNSFLISLDLLAEKGLLEQADFGEIPDFPTTTIDFELTKSYKGKLLKIAYERFMKEPPSEFKTFCDQQADWLDNYAMFMAILEANKGASWHKWEKSIAKRDPVAMQTQTKLHKYKINLHKFLQYEFYCQWHQLREYANDKGIQIIGDIPVYVAHNSADVWANPQIFELNPETFEPALMAGVPPDYFSETGQLWGNPVYDWKYLQKTDFAWWVKRFKFLLQFVDYIRIDHFRGFEAYWQVEEGETVATNGKWVKAPGAELFTTIRKKLGKLPIIAENLGVITDEVEALRHQFGFPGMQVLMFAWDGNFVDNPHLPHTFEKISLVYTGTHDNDTTGGWWERVEDYQKHNLYKYLGHQLIEDIHWTFIRIALASIADLAIMPLQDVFGLNNVARMNKPGTPDNNWAWRYEPDAIHNEDTIRRLYEMVEIYGRLVYPESKDKDQENAND
- a CDS encoding DUF721 domain-containing protein, giving the protein MSRQIEQTWDIGVAFDSISKVITGIKTSQKGWQKHYQFQKIAAQWPELVGEMVAQQTRPTGVHDRILKVAVSTPQWSQALAFQRIKLLEKLQDFLRKPEAIVDIHFSTAQWYSSPRLPPGMDKPLILSRSAREKKDGSKDLKSKQIANQPTASIQLQMPPQDAKEAFERWAKLIKQHTAKSPKCDRCGCATSAAELNRWRMCHICASQHLFK
- a CDS encoding aminotransferase class V-fold PLP-dependent enzyme, producing the protein MELKTQTIDLASHRAQFPALADRYYFNYGGQGPLANSTLNKISENFGKIESLGVFSRAANAWDVAESNLTRATIADQLKAQASNITLTESTTAGCNIALWSVDWQPGDHLLISDCEHPGIIGIADQLKQRFGIEVSFFSLQAYLDQGTDAILATIEQNLRSHTRMIAISHICWNTGHVMPLKQISQLCHAHDVLVMVDAAQSVGVLPLDLPDCEADFYAFTGHKWWCGPLGVGGLYVRDQAFDQALPTYIGWRGIKDCQLPEPGTQPEITWQQDGQKFEIASTSYPLYGALREAIAYANTWGSQAQRYDRICKLSKWLWQELGKLPKINLVRQTPPDSGLIAFTIKEKIPSQLMTELEEKENILLRSLNNPDCLRVSIHYLTTQSELEQLLAICSELAS